A single genomic interval of Sander lucioperca isolate FBNREF2018 chromosome 9, SLUC_FBN_1.2, whole genome shotgun sequence harbors:
- the LOC116042282 gene encoding dynactin subunit 1-like isoform X2, translating to MALNRRHSYTPRLTSPLISKMSSTGTVESSKPPKIGSTVEVIGKGQRGTVAYIGATLFASGKWVGVILDEAKGKNDGTVQGKRYFACEENHGIFVRQSQLHVVEDGSSATSPDTPESGIAKIPRQKDIPETPRTTKQTPVNVKKSSTRRSAKWTTPSRLTPAISLPSLLVRSSGRSNLPRMASRESLSHLSGDVSEASLSSHQGALGAPVIPQPSGSPAAVAVPVPATPSKVEPAISKQEEESMRAQVKDLEEKLETLKMKRTEDKAKLKELEKYKIQLEQLQEWKTKMQEQQADLQKQLKEAKKDAREAQEAKDRYMEEMSDTADAIEMATLDKEMAEERAESLQVEVDTLKEKTEELSMDLEILRHEISEKGSDGAASSYHVKQLEEQNGRLKEALVRMRDLSTSEKQEHVKLQKQMEKKNSELETLRTQKEKLQEDIKQAEATIDELKEQVDAALGSEEMVETLTERNLDLEEKVRELRETVTDLEAINEMNDELQENGRETEMELREQVDLSAAKVREAEKRVEAAQETVADYQQTIRKYRDLTTSLQEANRELITQQNANAEQVQQPPAELFDFKIKFAETRAYAKAIEMELRKMEVAQSNRQVSLLTSFMPDSFLRHGGDHDCILVLLLIPRLICKAELISKQAQEKFDLNGNLAQGTGLRGPPGEQRSFASGLVYSLCLLQATLHKYEQALNTCSVEVFKRMGTLYSEMSFHERSLDYFIDLLHKDQLDETIQVEPLTKAIKYYQQLHSVHLADHTEDCTVQLADHIKFTQSALDCMGVEVARLRVFLAAGQESSGLTVLLKDLDTSCSDIKQFCKKIRRRMPGPDVVGAPAALNFGQEVSESLTECRRQLTRVVAVLQEVAAAGAQMVAPLTEQEGLNALKLEDIACKAVEQVYGSQGLNGPESLRQSCTSVIATMNKMATAMQEGEYDADKPQGKPPPVEIRASTVRAEMTDAEGLGVKLEDRETVIKEVKKSLKIKGEELSEANVRLSLLEKKLDTSTKDADERVEKIQTKLDENLALLKKKEKEFEETMDALQADIDQLEAEKAELKLRINNQSKMTIEGLRATPASGIASIVQGSAGGLTPSLAGQVQVVDSPLLRQQVETQRLGIKHLKNENNRLKAEKMRAQLASLPPLCPPKLPKVSKESSMPPEGLNTGIYRRTDQMLSTLLKLSSEVKVVDISGKTAVSAGAQLLEQTARLQNLSDALDKLKGEVAEHVVSYQPGAKASSDFATFPASSFVKAKEEKQGGTVFVGRVAIPCTRGQEQVHHLVLSQQQLQKVHRLLMA from the exons ATGGCTTTGAACAGACGACATTCTTATACCCCCCGG CTGACCAGCCCACTGATCAGCAAAATGAGCAGCACAGGAACGGTGGAGAGTAGTAAACCTCCAAAG ATTGGCTCTACAGTGGAGGTGATAGGGAAGGGTCAGCGTGGAACTGTTGCCTATATCGGTGCCACCCTCTTTGCCTCTGGGAAATGGGTGGGCGTCATACTGGATGAGGCCAAAGGCAAGAACGATGGCACCGTGCAGGGAAAACGCTACTTCGCCTGTGAGGAAAATCACGGGATATTTGTCAGACAGTCCCAG CTCCACGTGGTGGAAGATGGCTCCAGTGCAACCTCACCAGATACTCCTGAATCAGGCATTGCAAAGATACCCAGGCAAAAAG ACATTCCTGAGACTCCCAGAACAACCAAGCAG ACACCTGTGAACGTTAAGAAG tcCTCTACCCGCCGCTCTGCCAAG TGGACCACTCCAAGTCGTCTTACGCCTGCcatctccctcccctccctcttgGTACGTTCTTCCGGACGCTCCAACCTGCCGCGCATG GCGTCTCGTGAGAGCCTGTCCCATCTGTCTGGTGATGTGAGTGAGGCGAGCCTGTCCTCCCATCAGGGTGCACTGGGGGCTCCTGTTATTCCTCAGCCCAGCGGGTCGCCTGCAGCAGTGGCGGTCCCGGTCCCGGCTACTCCAAGCAAG GTGGAACCTGCCATTTCCAAGCAG GAGGAGGAATCAATGCGAGCTCAGGTCAAGGACCTGGAGGAGAAGCTGGAAACACTGAAGATGAAACGGACAGAGGACAAAGCCAAGCTGAAGGAGCTCGAGAAATACAAGATCCAGCTGGAGCAGCTTCAGGAGTGGAAGACCAAAATGCAAGAGCAGCAGGCTGATCTGCAGAAACAACTGAAAGAGGCCAAGAAG GACGCCCGTGAGGCACAGGAGGCCAAGGACCGCTACATGGAAGAGATGTCCGACACGGCAGACGCCATAGAGATGGCCACACTGGACAAAGAGATGGCTGAAGAGCGGGCCGAGTCACTGCAAGTGGAGGTGGACACGCTGAAAGAGAAGACGGAGGAGCTCTCCATGGACCTGGAGATCCTTAGACATGAGATTTCAGAGAAAG GCTCAGATGGAGCCGCTTCAAGTTACCATGTCAAACAGCTAGAGGAGCAGAATGGCAGACTAAAAGAGGCACTGGTTCG GATGCGTGACCTGTCTACTTCGGAGAAGCAGGAGCATGTAAAGCTGCAGAAGCAGATGGAGAAGAAGAACTCTGAGCTGGAGACTCTGAGAACTCAGAAGGAAAAACTGCAGGAGGATATTAAGCAGGCGGAGGCCACTATTGATGAACTGAAGGAGCAG GTGGATGCTGCTCTGGGGTCAGAGGAGATGGTGGAGACCCTCACAGAGAGGAACCTCGACCTGGAGGAGAAAGTCAGAGAGCTGAGAGAAACAGTCACCGATTTG GAGGCCATTAATGAGATGAACGATGAGCTCCAGGAGAATGGCCGGGAGACAGAAATGGAACTGAGGGAGCAGGTGGACCTGAGTGCAGCAAAGGTCAGAGAGGCTGAAAAAAGGGTGGAGGCTGCCCAGGAGACTGTAGCTGATTACCAGCAGACCATCCGCAAATACAGAGACCTCACCACCAGCCTACAG GAGGCCAACAGAGAGCTGATCACCCAGCAGAATGCAAATGCTGAACAAGTTCAACAACCGCCTGCTGAACTATTTGACTTCAAGATTAAGTTTGCAGAGACCAGGGCTTATGCCAAG GCCATTGAGATGGAGCTGAGGAAAATGGAAGTGGCTCAGTCAAACAGACAGGTATCCCTCCTCACCTCCTTCATGCCGGACTCCTTCCTCCGTCATGGTGGAGATCACGACTGTATTCTGGTCCTTCTGCTCATCCCGAGGCTTATCTGCAAG GCCGAGCTGATCAGTAAACAGGCCCAGGAGAAGTTTGACTTGAATGGGAATTTGGCCCAGGGGACGGGGCTCAGAGGGCCTCCAGGAGAACAGCGCAGTTTTGCCTCAGGACTGGTCTACTCCCTCTGCCTGCTGCAGGCCACTCTGCACAAATATGAACA GGCTCTGAATACCTGCAGTGTGGAGGTTTTTAAGCGCATGGGTACCCTCTACTCTGAAATGAGCTTCCATGAGCGCTCTCTGGATTATTTCATCGACCTGCTGCATAAAGATCAGCTAGATGAGACCATCCAGGTGGAACCTCTGACTAAGGCCATCAAGTACTATCAG CAACTACACAGCGTCCATCTGGCAGATCATACTGAAGACTGCACAGTGCAGCTGGCTGACCACATTAAG TTTACCCAGAGTGCACTGGACTGCATGGGAGTGGAGGTAGCTCGCCTGCGGGTGTTCCTGGCAGCAGGTCAGGAGAGCTCAGGCCTTACTGTTCTTCTAAAGGACCTGGACACTTCCTGCTCTGATATCAAACAGTTCTGTAAGAAGATCCGCCGTCGCATGCCTGGACCAGATGTAGTTGGAGCACCCGCTGCTCTTAACTTTGGACAAGAG GTGTCGGAGTCGCTGACGGAGTGCAGGCGCCAGCTGACCCGTGTGGTGGCTGTGCTGCAGGAGGTGGCTGCAGCTGGAGCTCAGATGGTTGCTCCGCTGACAGAACAGGAGGGGCTCAACGCTCTCAAACTGGAGGATATCGCCTGCAAGGCCGTGGAGCAG GTGTATGGCTCTCAAGGCCTGAATGGCCCAGAGAGTCTGCGTCAGTCCTGCACCTCCGTCATCGCTACCATGAACAAGATGGCCACGGCCATGCAGGAAGGAGAGTATGATGCTGACAAACCACAGGGCAAG CCTCCTCCAGTGGAGATTAGAGCATCCACCGTCAGGGCTGAGATGACTGACGCTGAGGGTCTAGGAGTTAAACtagaagacagagagacggTTATCAAGGAGGTCAAGAAGTCCCTCAAGATCAAG GGTGAGGAGCTGAGTGAGGCCAACGTCCGTCTGAGCCTGCTGGAGAAGAAGCTGGACACCTCCACCAAAGACGCCGATGAACGTGTGGAGAAGATTCAGACCAAGCTGGATGAAAACCTCGCCCtgctgaagaaaaaagaaaa GGAGTTTGAGGAGACAATGGATGCCCTGCAGGCTGATATCGACCAGCTAGAGGCAgagaaggcagagctgaaaCTACGTATTAATAACCAATCCAAGATGACCATCGAAGGCCTGAGAGCCACACCTGCCTCTGGAATCGCCTCCATTGTTCAGGGATCTGCAGGAG GTCTGACTCCATCCCTGGCAGGACAAGTACAGGTGGTTGACTCCCCTCTCCTCAGGCAGCAGGTTGAGACCCAGAGACTGGGTATTAAACACCTCAAGAATGAAAACAACAGACTCAAG GCGGAGAAGATGAGAGCCCAGCTGGCCTCCCTGCCTCCACTCTGCCCTCCCAAACTACCAAAAGTGTCCAAAGAAAGCTCCATGCCACCAGAAGGACTAAACACAGGCATCTATCGCAGGACTGACCAAATGCTGTCAACACTGCTCAAGCTGAGTTCAGAGGTTAAAGTGGTGGACATCAGTGGGAAGACagcag TTAGTGCCGGTGCCCAGCTGCTGGAGCAGACAGCTCGACTGCAGAACCTCAGTGATGCTCTGGACAAACTCAAG GGAGAAGTTGCCGAACATGTTGTCTCCTATCAGCCTGGAGCTAAGGCTTCCTCTGACTTCGCCACCTTCCCCGCCTCCTCTTTTGTTAAG GCCAAGGAAGAGAAGCAGGGAGGAACAGTGTTTGTGGGTCGTGTTGCCATTCCTTGCACCCGTGGACAGGAACAAGTCCATCACCTCGTCCTatcacagcagcagctgcagaaagtgCACCGCCTCCTCATGGCCTAA
- the LOC116042282 gene encoding dynactin subunit 1-like isoform X1, with protein MALNRRHSYTPRLTSPLISKMSSTGTVESSKPPKIGSTVEVIGKGQRGTVAYIGATLFASGKWVGVILDEAKGKNDGTVQGKRYFACEENHGIFVRQSQLHVVEDGSSATSPDTPESGIAKIPRQKDIPETPRTTKQTPVNVKKSSTRRSAKWTTPSRLTPAISLPSLLVRSSGRSNLPRMASRESLSHLSGDVSEASLSSHQGALGAPVIPQPSGSPAAVAVPVPATPSKVEPAISKQEEESMRAQVKDLEEKLETLKMKRTEDKAKLKELEKYKIQLEQLQEWKTKMQEQQADLQKQLKEAKKDAREAQEAKDRYMEEMSDTADAIEMATLDKEMAEERAESLQVEVDTLKEKTEELSMDLEILRHEISEKGSDGAASSYHVKQLEEQNGRLKEALVRMRDLSTSEKQEHVKLQKQMEKKNSELETLRTQKEKLQEDIKQAEATIDELKEQVDAALGSEEMVETLTERNLDLEEKVRELRETVTDLEAINEMNDELQENGRETEMELREQVDLSAAKVREAEKRVEAAQETVADYQQTIRKYRDLTTSLQEANRELITQQNANAEQVQQPPAELFDFKIKFAETRAYAKAIEMELRKMEVAQSNRQVSLLTSFMPDSFLRHGGDHDCILVLLLIPRLICKAELISKQAQEKFDLNGNLAQGTGLRGPPGEQRSFASGLVYSLCLLQATLHKYEQALNTCSVEVFKRMGTLYSEMSFHERSLDYFIDLLHKDQLDETIQVEPLTKAIKYYQQLHSVHLADHTEDCTVQLADHIKFTQSALDCMGVEVARLRVFLAAGQESSGLTVLLKDLDTSCSDIKQFCKKIRRRMPGPDVVGAPAALNFGQEVSESLTECRRQLTRVVAVLQEVAAAGAQMVAPLTEQEGLNALKLEDIACKAVEQVYGSQGLNGPESLRQSCTSVIATMNKMATAMQEGEYDADKPQGKPPPVEIRASTVRAEMTDAEGLGVKLEDRETVIKEVKKSLKIKGEELSEANVRLSLLEKKLDTSTKDADERVEKIQTKLDENLALLKKKEKEFEETMDALQADIDQLEAEKAELKLRINNQSKMTIEGLRATPASGIASIVQGSAGAGLTPSLAGQVQVVDSPLLRQQVETQRLGIKHLKNENNRLKAEKMRAQLASLPPLCPPKLPKVSKESSMPPEGLNTGIYRRTDQMLSTLLKLSSEVKVVDISGKTAVSAGAQLLEQTARLQNLSDALDKLKGEVAEHVVSYQPGAKASSDFATFPASSFVKAKEEKQGGTVFVGRVAIPCTRGQEQVHHLVLSQQQLQKVHRLLMA; from the exons ATGGCTTTGAACAGACGACATTCTTATACCCCCCGG CTGACCAGCCCACTGATCAGCAAAATGAGCAGCACAGGAACGGTGGAGAGTAGTAAACCTCCAAAG ATTGGCTCTACAGTGGAGGTGATAGGGAAGGGTCAGCGTGGAACTGTTGCCTATATCGGTGCCACCCTCTTTGCCTCTGGGAAATGGGTGGGCGTCATACTGGATGAGGCCAAAGGCAAGAACGATGGCACCGTGCAGGGAAAACGCTACTTCGCCTGTGAGGAAAATCACGGGATATTTGTCAGACAGTCCCAG CTCCACGTGGTGGAAGATGGCTCCAGTGCAACCTCACCAGATACTCCTGAATCAGGCATTGCAAAGATACCCAGGCAAAAAG ACATTCCTGAGACTCCCAGAACAACCAAGCAG ACACCTGTGAACGTTAAGAAG tcCTCTACCCGCCGCTCTGCCAAG TGGACCACTCCAAGTCGTCTTACGCCTGCcatctccctcccctccctcttgGTACGTTCTTCCGGACGCTCCAACCTGCCGCGCATG GCGTCTCGTGAGAGCCTGTCCCATCTGTCTGGTGATGTGAGTGAGGCGAGCCTGTCCTCCCATCAGGGTGCACTGGGGGCTCCTGTTATTCCTCAGCCCAGCGGGTCGCCTGCAGCAGTGGCGGTCCCGGTCCCGGCTACTCCAAGCAAG GTGGAACCTGCCATTTCCAAGCAG GAGGAGGAATCAATGCGAGCTCAGGTCAAGGACCTGGAGGAGAAGCTGGAAACACTGAAGATGAAACGGACAGAGGACAAAGCCAAGCTGAAGGAGCTCGAGAAATACAAGATCCAGCTGGAGCAGCTTCAGGAGTGGAAGACCAAAATGCAAGAGCAGCAGGCTGATCTGCAGAAACAACTGAAAGAGGCCAAGAAG GACGCCCGTGAGGCACAGGAGGCCAAGGACCGCTACATGGAAGAGATGTCCGACACGGCAGACGCCATAGAGATGGCCACACTGGACAAAGAGATGGCTGAAGAGCGGGCCGAGTCACTGCAAGTGGAGGTGGACACGCTGAAAGAGAAGACGGAGGAGCTCTCCATGGACCTGGAGATCCTTAGACATGAGATTTCAGAGAAAG GCTCAGATGGAGCCGCTTCAAGTTACCATGTCAAACAGCTAGAGGAGCAGAATGGCAGACTAAAAGAGGCACTGGTTCG GATGCGTGACCTGTCTACTTCGGAGAAGCAGGAGCATGTAAAGCTGCAGAAGCAGATGGAGAAGAAGAACTCTGAGCTGGAGACTCTGAGAACTCAGAAGGAAAAACTGCAGGAGGATATTAAGCAGGCGGAGGCCACTATTGATGAACTGAAGGAGCAG GTGGATGCTGCTCTGGGGTCAGAGGAGATGGTGGAGACCCTCACAGAGAGGAACCTCGACCTGGAGGAGAAAGTCAGAGAGCTGAGAGAAACAGTCACCGATTTG GAGGCCATTAATGAGATGAACGATGAGCTCCAGGAGAATGGCCGGGAGACAGAAATGGAACTGAGGGAGCAGGTGGACCTGAGTGCAGCAAAGGTCAGAGAGGCTGAAAAAAGGGTGGAGGCTGCCCAGGAGACTGTAGCTGATTACCAGCAGACCATCCGCAAATACAGAGACCTCACCACCAGCCTACAG GAGGCCAACAGAGAGCTGATCACCCAGCAGAATGCAAATGCTGAACAAGTTCAACAACCGCCTGCTGAACTATTTGACTTCAAGATTAAGTTTGCAGAGACCAGGGCTTATGCCAAG GCCATTGAGATGGAGCTGAGGAAAATGGAAGTGGCTCAGTCAAACAGACAGGTATCCCTCCTCACCTCCTTCATGCCGGACTCCTTCCTCCGTCATGGTGGAGATCACGACTGTATTCTGGTCCTTCTGCTCATCCCGAGGCTTATCTGCAAG GCCGAGCTGATCAGTAAACAGGCCCAGGAGAAGTTTGACTTGAATGGGAATTTGGCCCAGGGGACGGGGCTCAGAGGGCCTCCAGGAGAACAGCGCAGTTTTGCCTCAGGACTGGTCTACTCCCTCTGCCTGCTGCAGGCCACTCTGCACAAATATGAACA GGCTCTGAATACCTGCAGTGTGGAGGTTTTTAAGCGCATGGGTACCCTCTACTCTGAAATGAGCTTCCATGAGCGCTCTCTGGATTATTTCATCGACCTGCTGCATAAAGATCAGCTAGATGAGACCATCCAGGTGGAACCTCTGACTAAGGCCATCAAGTACTATCAG CAACTACACAGCGTCCATCTGGCAGATCATACTGAAGACTGCACAGTGCAGCTGGCTGACCACATTAAG TTTACCCAGAGTGCACTGGACTGCATGGGAGTGGAGGTAGCTCGCCTGCGGGTGTTCCTGGCAGCAGGTCAGGAGAGCTCAGGCCTTACTGTTCTTCTAAAGGACCTGGACACTTCCTGCTCTGATATCAAACAGTTCTGTAAGAAGATCCGCCGTCGCATGCCTGGACCAGATGTAGTTGGAGCACCCGCTGCTCTTAACTTTGGACAAGAG GTGTCGGAGTCGCTGACGGAGTGCAGGCGCCAGCTGACCCGTGTGGTGGCTGTGCTGCAGGAGGTGGCTGCAGCTGGAGCTCAGATGGTTGCTCCGCTGACAGAACAGGAGGGGCTCAACGCTCTCAAACTGGAGGATATCGCCTGCAAGGCCGTGGAGCAG GTGTATGGCTCTCAAGGCCTGAATGGCCCAGAGAGTCTGCGTCAGTCCTGCACCTCCGTCATCGCTACCATGAACAAGATGGCCACGGCCATGCAGGAAGGAGAGTATGATGCTGACAAACCACAGGGCAAG CCTCCTCCAGTGGAGATTAGAGCATCCACCGTCAGGGCTGAGATGACTGACGCTGAGGGTCTAGGAGTTAAACtagaagacagagagacggTTATCAAGGAGGTCAAGAAGTCCCTCAAGATCAAG GGTGAGGAGCTGAGTGAGGCCAACGTCCGTCTGAGCCTGCTGGAGAAGAAGCTGGACACCTCCACCAAAGACGCCGATGAACGTGTGGAGAAGATTCAGACCAAGCTGGATGAAAACCTCGCCCtgctgaagaaaaaagaaaa GGAGTTTGAGGAGACAATGGATGCCCTGCAGGCTGATATCGACCAGCTAGAGGCAgagaaggcagagctgaaaCTACGTATTAATAACCAATCCAAGATGACCATCGAAGGCCTGAGAGCCACACCTGCCTCTGGAATCGCCTCCATTGTTCAGGGATCTGCAGGAG CAGGTCTGACTCCATCCCTGGCAGGACAAGTACAGGTGGTTGACTCCCCTCTCCTCAGGCAGCAGGTTGAGACCCAGAGACTGGGTATTAAACACCTCAAGAATGAAAACAACAGACTCAAG GCGGAGAAGATGAGAGCCCAGCTGGCCTCCCTGCCTCCACTCTGCCCTCCCAAACTACCAAAAGTGTCCAAAGAAAGCTCCATGCCACCAGAAGGACTAAACACAGGCATCTATCGCAGGACTGACCAAATGCTGTCAACACTGCTCAAGCTGAGTTCAGAGGTTAAAGTGGTGGACATCAGTGGGAAGACagcag TTAGTGCCGGTGCCCAGCTGCTGGAGCAGACAGCTCGACTGCAGAACCTCAGTGATGCTCTGGACAAACTCAAG GGAGAAGTTGCCGAACATGTTGTCTCCTATCAGCCTGGAGCTAAGGCTTCCTCTGACTTCGCCACCTTCCCCGCCTCCTCTTTTGTTAAG GCCAAGGAAGAGAAGCAGGGAGGAACAGTGTTTGTGGGTCGTGTTGCCATTCCTTGCACCCGTGGACAGGAACAAGTCCATCACCTCGTCCTatcacagcagcagctgcagaaagtgCACCGCCTCCTCATGGCCTAA